The window ACTTTTTTTAATAAATCATCCATTCCATATGGCTTATTGTTTGGAATCATTTGCAATATTTCTGGTTCCATAACATAACAACCCATATTGACATTGGCCTTTATCTCTGGTTTTTCATTCCATGCAATCACTTTGCCTGATTTTGTAGTTTCAATTACTCCGTATGGTAAGTTAGTTTTGTATTCATAAAGACTCATTGTTACAAATGATTTTTTTTGTTTGTGTTGTTTTACCATGCTTCTTAAATTAAAATCAAATATGGAATCTCCATACATACAAACAAAAGTTTTATCAATGAATTCCTCGGCAGTTTTAAGCTGACCTGCAGTAGCTAATGGTCTGTTGGCAACTGCATATTCTATGTTTACTCCAAATCGTTTCCCATCTTCAAAATAATCTTCGATGGATTTTTTTAGATAGCTTACACACAGCACTACTGATTTAATGCCATTTTTCTTTGTCCAGTCTATTAGGTGTTCTAAGATTGGTTTTTCACCTAATGGTAACATTGGTTTTGGGAGAAATGTTGTATATGGTTGGAGCCTGGTTCCTAACCCTCCTGCTAGAATTACTGCTTTCACAAATCTCTATTTGAGATATGGCTATTTATGTTCAAGTATGTAATTCTATTCTATTTTAAAATCAAATATCTTTGAAATCTTTTTAAGAATTAATGTGGGCGTTTCGGCAAAAATTATCATCATTGGCTCTTTTCCAAAATCTCCTGTGTGGTAAATTA is drawn from Candidatus Nitrosarchaeum limnium SFB1 and contains these coding sequences:
- a CDS encoding nucleotidyl transferase — its product is MLPLGEKPILEHLIDWTKKNGIKSVVLCVSYLKKSIEDYFEDGKRFGVNIEYAVANRPLATAGQLKTAEEFIDKTFVCMYGDSIFDFNLRSMVKQHKQKKSFVTMSLYEYKTNLPYGVIETTKSGKVIAWNEKPEIKANVNMGCYVMEPEILQMIPNNKPYGMDDLLKKVMAKNKSVNSIVSKKGFLDIGNKASYRKANQEYLQKLGNI